The Chryseobacterium sp. JV274 sequence TTTGCAGGTTGGCTTTGATCTGCTGTGACTGGAACTGAAGCAGATCCGGATCTAAAGTAGCCAGTAGTTGGCCTTTTTTCACTGTAGAATTAAAGTCAACATAAATATTTTTAATGATTCCTGATACCTGAGTACCTACTGCAACGGTATCTACAGGCTGAATGGTTCCTGTAGCAGTAATGGAATTTGAAATTTGTCCCATTTCAGGCTTTACTGTTTCCAGCTGGATTTTTATTTCTTTTTCTCTGATGAAAAAAAACCAGGCTGCACCTATTGCAATGATGCCGCCCATAACCCAGTATAACCATTTTTTATTCTTTGTTTTCATAGCTTACTTTAGATTTATAGGGTTACCTGCGTAAAATTCGTAGATCTGTTTATTGAGAATTGCAGTGTATTTTGCCTGAAGATAATTCTGGACAGACTGTATATAAAGCAATCTTTGCTGCTGAAGCTGTACATAATCAATGCTTCCGATTTTCATCTGAGCATTCACAATATCATAACTCTGTTTGCTGATGTCCATTTGCTTGTAGGCAGAGTCGTACTGGGATAGCGCATTCTGGAGATTAATGTAAGATTGTTCTACCTGCTGATTAAGGACCGTTTTTGTATTCAGTAAATCAAGATTGGCCTGTTCAATAGCTATTTTTGACTTCTCAATCTGTGTTTTGTAAATTCTGTTGTTGTAAATCGGAATTCCAAGGCTTAATCCAATGGGCATATAAAAGTTATTTCCCAACTGATTAAAGTAATTTCCATTCCCATTGGAATAGTTGGTGGAAATATTTCCTGTCAGACTCAGGGTAGGCTGAATGGAAGCTTTGGTCATTTTTAGATTTGTATTGGAATTTTCTACGTTAAGTTCCCCGTATTTTATTTCCGGACGTTGATTTTGTGCCAGATTTTGAACATCCTGTAAGGTTTTCAGCTGATTGTCTACAATAATACTGTCGGGTTTTACAACCTGAAAATCATAACCTGAGGGAAGCTGAAGGATTTGTTTTAAATTAACAGTATTCGTGCGTAGATTGTTTTGGGTAGCTGTCAGGTTGTATTGATCCTGAGCAACTTGTGACTGGATTTGCAGATAATTTAATTTGGAAAGGCTTCCGGCTTTATACAGTTGGTCACCTTGTTTCAATTGAGTTTGTGTTGTTTTCAGAACATTTTCAAGAGAGATAATATTTTCCT is a genomic window containing:
- a CDS encoding TolC family protein, with amino-acid sequence MERKFFFLIFLCMALEIFSQTPNYPAVWTLENCIEYAKANNISINSLRLSKNAAQQDLLQAKDAKYPNLSGTVSQGLFAVNGSDGLHMTGAQSQSIGANSSMTLYHANYIKNNEASKNLLVQMADLSVQEAQNNITLTITQAYLNILMNQENIISLENVLKTTQTQLKQGDQLYKAGSLSKLNYLQIQSQVAQDQYNLTATQNNLRTNTVNLKQILQLPSGYDFQVVKPDSIIVDNQLKTLQDVQNLAQNQRPEIKYGELNVENSNTNLKMTKASIQPTLSLTGNISTNYSNGNGNYFNQLGNNFYMPIGLSLGIPIYNNRIYKTQIEKSKIAIEQANLDLLNTKTVLNQQVEQSYINLQNALSQYDSAYKQMDISKQSYDIVNAQMKIGSIDYVQLQQQRLLYIQSVQNYLQAKYTAILNKQIYEFYAGNPINLK